In Vigna unguiculata cultivar IT97K-499-35 chromosome 3, ASM411807v1, whole genome shotgun sequence, a single genomic region encodes these proteins:
- the LOC114178154 gene encoding transcription factor MAMYB: MEFLDEDARPRFVFQSGAVASTEPPHPDLKPTKPFLFVTISLSSLFLALSLFFLESEPFKSLLFWLALSLLIGPFAPPSLTGGDVRVGLGEVVNFPDPEPETDDDARKPSQRRSRQRRPEEVAAIGPVVSVGAAEKRGGGGGVEKVATVVEEKDWREEDVEVLKKQLVKNPVGKPGRWEAIAAAFGGRHGVESVIKKAKELGEKKVDDSDSYALFLKNRKTLDKRVVEENGGEDSVTVDKAVDNGWSSGEDIALLNALKVFPKDVSMRWEKVAAAVPGRSKAACMRRFTELKKGFRNAKAANE; this comes from the coding sequence ATGGAGTTCCTGGACGAGGACGCGAGGCCAAGGTTCGTGTTCCAGTCCGGTGCCGTTGCAAGCACCGAACCACCGCACCCGGACCTCAAACCTACCAAGCCGTTCCTCTTCGTCACCATTTCTCTCTCTTCGCTCTTCCTCGCTCTATCTCTCTTCTTCCTCGAATCCGAGCCCTTCAAATCGCTCCTATTCTGGCTCGCGCTCTCTCTCCTCATCGGCCCCTTCGCTCCCCCGTCCCTCACCGGCGGAGACGTCCGCGTCGGCCTCGGCGAGGTCGTCAACTTCCCTGATCCGGAGCCCGAAACCGACGACGACGCTAGGAAGCCTTCGCAGCGGCGATCCAGACAGCGGAGGCCCGAGGAAGTCGCCGCCATCGGTCCAGTGGTGTCCGTCGGCGCGGCGGAGAAGAGAGGGGGAGGCGGCGGAGTGGAGAAGGTTGCGACGGTGGTGGAGGAGAAGGATTGGAGAGAGGAGGATGTGGAGGTGCTGAAGAAGCAGCTGGTGAAGAATCCGGTGGGGAAGCCGGGGCGGTGGGAGGCGATAGCGGCGGCGTTCGGCGGAAGGCACGGTGTGGAGAGTGTGATAAAGAAGGCGAAGGAGTTGGGGGAGAAGAAAGTGGATGATTCGGATTCTTATGCATTGTTCTTGAAAAATAGGAAGACGTTGGATAAGAGGGTTGTGGAGGAGAATGGGGGTGAGGATTCGGTGACGGTGGATAAAGCTGTTGATAATGGTTGGAGTTCTGGGGAGGATATCGCGTTGCTGAATGCATTGAAAGTTTTTCCTAAGGATGTCTCAATGAGGTGGGAGAAGGTTGCTGCGGCGGTTCCCGGGAGATCCAAAGCTGCTTGCATGAGAAGATTTACTGAATTGAAGAAAGGGTTTCGGAATGCAAAAGCTGCAAACGAGTGA
- the LOC114178152 gene encoding probable serine/threonine-protein kinase WNK6 isoform X3, producing the protein MSLEGTESSEDGAGYLEPPDPDCVEIDPTCTYIKYKEVIGRGAFKTVYKAFDEVNGIEVAWSQVQIDEVLKSPGDLDRLYSELHLLRSLKHNNIVRFYNSWIDDRRKTVNMITELFTSGSLKQFRKRHKKVDLKAVKGWARQILMGLSYLHGHNPPVIHRDLKCDNIFINGHQGEVKIGDLGLATFLDRSNAKSVIGTPEFMAPELYDENYNELADIYSFGMCMLELVTSEYPYSECRNSAQIYKKVSSGIKPAALSKVKDPEMKSFIEKCLVPASQRLSAKELLMDPFLQMNASTKKGPFPLPHIVLPKLGASESRCMVSEGPSSARNGDISMDLGDTCELPPITIFDKSTDDASCSTSVEIRRQKRGDIFFLKGEENDKNSVSLVLRIADQGGRARNIHFIFYLDSDTAVSVSSEMGELKLAKCTGSSKDSTEDLGPSTSSATLATKGNLDNMDIDGALCDECSGLQKATKADDLCSEKSHASATIDFNDNKFSTVSYMSAKSEFGRGSQTSSASEIGALSDCKSKFLDMEGFSNSLNIASSSFEPVGELKLELQMIEQKYQEAMNDLSQRRYQAILDIRRRMSQKMVS; encoded by the exons ATGAGTTTGGAGGGGACAGAAAGTTCAGAAGATGGCGCAGGGTATCTGGAGCCTCCTGATCCTGACTGTGTTGAAATTGATCCAACTTGCACCTACATCAAG TACAAAGAGGTGATCGGCAGAGGAGCTTTTAAAACTGT TTACAAGGCATTTGATGAAGTCAATGGAATTGAGGTTGCATGGAGTCAGGTTCAGATTGATGAGGTGTTGAAATCCCCCGGTGACTTAGATAGGCTATATTCAGAATTACACCTCTTGAGATCACTGAAGCACAATAACATAGTAAGATTCTACAATTCCTGGATTGATGACAGGCGCAAGACCGTTAATATGATCACGGAGTTGTTTACCTCGGGTAGCCTCAAACA GTTTCGTAAAAGACACAAGAAGGTCGACTTGAAGGCCGTTAAAGGATGGGCAAGACAAATTTTAATGGGTCTAAGCTATCTCCACGGTCACAACCCACCAGTTATTCACAGGGACCTGAAATgtgataatatatttatcaatggtCACCAAGGAGAAGTTAAAATTGGAGATCTTGGGCTAGCAACTTTCTTGGATCGAAGTAATGCCAAGAGTGTAATTG GAACCCCGGAGTTTATGGCACCCGAGCTGTATGATGAAAATTACAATGAATTAGCTGACATATATTCGTTTGGCATGTGCATGCTTGAGTTGGTGACTTCTGAGTATCCTTACAGTGAATGCAGAAACTCAGCTCAGATATACAAGAAAGTTTCATCC GGTATAAAACCTGCTGCGCTTTCTAAAGTGAAAGATCCAGAAATGAAATCATTTATTGAGAAATGTCTAGTCCCAGCATCTCAAAGATTGTCAGCCAAGGAGCTTCTGATGGACCCATTTCTTCAAATGAATGCTTCAACAAAGAAGGGTCCTTTTCCATTGCCACATATTGTTCTTCCCAAATTGGGAGCCTCTGAAAGTCGTTGTATGGTGTCAGAAGGTCCTTCTAGTGCTCGTAATGGAGACATTTCAATGGATCTTGGTGACACCTGTGAGCTTCCACCGATCACTATATTTGATAAATCCACTGATGATGCATCATGTTCTACAAGTGTTGAGATAAGGAGGCAGAAGAGAGGTgatattttctttctaaaaggTGAAGAAAATGATAAGAACTCTGTATCATTGGTTCTGCGGATAGCTGACCAAGGAG GGCGAGCAAGAAATATCCATTTCATTTTCTACCTTGACAGTGACACTGCTGTCTCAGTTTCAAGCGAAATG GGAGAATTGAAGTTGGCAAAATGCACAGGCAGCTCAAAAGATTCGACTGAAGATTTAGGTCCCTCTACTTCATCTGCAACATTAGCTACAAAAGGAAACCTTGATAATATGGATATCGATGGGGCTTTATGTGACGAGTGCAGTGGTCTTCAGAAAGCTACCAAGGCAGATGATCTATGCTCTGAGAAGTCGCATGCATCTGCAACAATCGACTTCAATGATAATAAGTTTTCCACGGTTTCATATATGTCTGCTAAATCAGAATTTGGTAGAGGGAGTCAAACCTCATCTGCATCTGAAATTGGGGCATTGTCTGATTGTAAAAGCAAGTTTTTGGACATGGAAGGCTTCTCTAATAGTCTCAACATTGCTTCCTCCTCGTTTGAACCTGTGGGTGAGTTGAAATTAGAGTTACAAATGATTGAACAGAAGTATCAAGAGGCAATGAATGATTTATCCCAAAGAAGATACCAGGCCATCTTGGATATTAGAAGGAGAATGTCACAAAAGATGGTCTCATAG
- the LOC114178152 gene encoding probable serine/threonine-protein kinase WNK7 isoform X2, with protein sequence MAQGIWSLLILTVLKLIQLAPTSSYKAFDEVNGIEVAWSQVQIDEVLKSPGDLDRLYSELHLLRSLKHNNIVRFYNSWIDDRRKTVNMITELFTSGSLKQFRKRHKKVDLKAVKGWARQILMGLSYLHGHNPPVIHRDLKCDNIFINGHQGEVKIGDLGLATFLDRSNAKSVIGTPEFMAPELYDENYNELADIYSFGMCMLELVTSEYPYSECRNSAQIYKKVSSGIKPAALSKVKDPEMKSFIEKCLVPASQRLSAKELLMDPFLQMNASTKKGPFPLPHIVLPKLGASESRCMVSEGPSSARNGDISMDLGDTCELPPITIFDKSTDDASCSTSVEIRRQKRGDIFFLKGEENDKNSVSLVLRIADQGGRARNIHFIFYLDSDTAVSVSSEMVEQLELADQNVKFIAELIDLLLMNLIADWKPCVAVDHLVSPSNKQTLVSQQGELKLAKCTGSSKDSTEDLGPSTSSATLATKGNLDNMDIDGALCDECSGLQKATKADDLCSEKSHASATIDFNDNKFSTVSYMSAKSEFGRGSQTSSASEIGALSDCKSKFLDMEGFSNSLNIASSSFEPVGELKLELQMIEQKYQEAMNDLSQRRYQAILDIRRRMSQKMVS encoded by the exons ATGGCGCAGGGTATCTGGAGCCTCCTGATCCTGACTGTGTTGAAATTGATCCAACTTGCACCTACATCAAG TTACAAGGCATTTGATGAAGTCAATGGAATTGAGGTTGCATGGAGTCAGGTTCAGATTGATGAGGTGTTGAAATCCCCCGGTGACTTAGATAGGCTATATTCAGAATTACACCTCTTGAGATCACTGAAGCACAATAACATAGTAAGATTCTACAATTCCTGGATTGATGACAGGCGCAAGACCGTTAATATGATCACGGAGTTGTTTACCTCGGGTAGCCTCAAACA GTTTCGTAAAAGACACAAGAAGGTCGACTTGAAGGCCGTTAAAGGATGGGCAAGACAAATTTTAATGGGTCTAAGCTATCTCCACGGTCACAACCCACCAGTTATTCACAGGGACCTGAAATgtgataatatatttatcaatggtCACCAAGGAGAAGTTAAAATTGGAGATCTTGGGCTAGCAACTTTCTTGGATCGAAGTAATGCCAAGAGTGTAATTG GAACCCCGGAGTTTATGGCACCCGAGCTGTATGATGAAAATTACAATGAATTAGCTGACATATATTCGTTTGGCATGTGCATGCTTGAGTTGGTGACTTCTGAGTATCCTTACAGTGAATGCAGAAACTCAGCTCAGATATACAAGAAAGTTTCATCC GGTATAAAACCTGCTGCGCTTTCTAAAGTGAAAGATCCAGAAATGAAATCATTTATTGAGAAATGTCTAGTCCCAGCATCTCAAAGATTGTCAGCCAAGGAGCTTCTGATGGACCCATTTCTTCAAATGAATGCTTCAACAAAGAAGGGTCCTTTTCCATTGCCACATATTGTTCTTCCCAAATTGGGAGCCTCTGAAAGTCGTTGTATGGTGTCAGAAGGTCCTTCTAGTGCTCGTAATGGAGACATTTCAATGGATCTTGGTGACACCTGTGAGCTTCCACCGATCACTATATTTGATAAATCCACTGATGATGCATCATGTTCTACAAGTGTTGAGATAAGGAGGCAGAAGAGAGGTgatattttctttctaaaaggTGAAGAAAATGATAAGAACTCTGTATCATTGGTTCTGCGGATAGCTGACCAAGGAG GGCGAGCAAGAAATATCCATTTCATTTTCTACCTTGACAGTGACACTGCTGTCTCAGTTTCAAGCGAAATGGTAGAGCAACTTGAGCTTGCTGATCAGAATGTTAAATTCATAGCTGAGTTAATAGATTTGttattgatgaatttgattGCTGACTGGAAACCCTGTGTAGCAGTTGATCATTTGGTTTCTCCTAGTAATAAACAAACTCTTGTGAGCCAACAGGGAGAATTGAAGTTGGCAAAATGCACAGGCAGCTCAAAAGATTCGACTGAAGATTTAGGTCCCTCTACTTCATCTGCAACATTAGCTACAAAAGGAAACCTTGATAATATGGATATCGATGGGGCTTTATGTGACGAGTGCAGTGGTCTTCAGAAAGCTACCAAGGCAGATGATCTATGCTCTGAGAAGTCGCATGCATCTGCAACAATCGACTTCAATGATAATAAGTTTTCCACGGTTTCATATATGTCTGCTAAATCAGAATTTGGTAGAGGGAGTCAAACCTCATCTGCATCTGAAATTGGGGCATTGTCTGATTGTAAAAGCAAGTTTTTGGACATGGAAGGCTTCTCTAATAGTCTCAACATTGCTTCCTCCTCGTTTGAACCTGTGGGTGAGTTGAAATTAGAGTTACAAATGATTGAACAGAAGTATCAAGAGGCAATGAATGATTTATCCCAAAGAAGATACCAGGCCATCTTGGATATTAGAAGGAGAATGTCACAAAAGATGGTCTCATAG
- the LOC114178152 gene encoding probable serine/threonine-protein kinase WNK6 isoform X4, which yields MITELFTSGSLKQFRKRHKKVDLKAVKGWARQILMGLSYLHGHNPPVIHRDLKCDNIFINGHQGEVKIGDLGLATFLDRSNAKSVIGTPEFMAPELYDENYNELADIYSFGMCMLELVTSEYPYSECRNSAQIYKKVSSGIKPAALSKVKDPEMKSFIEKCLVPASQRLSAKELLMDPFLQMNASTKKGPFPLPHIVLPKLGASESRCMVSEGPSSARNGDISMDLGDTCELPPITIFDKSTDDASCSTSVEIRRQKRGDIFFLKGEENDKNSVSLVLRIADQGGRARNIHFIFYLDSDTAVSVSSEMVEQLELADQNVKFIAELIDLLLMNLIADWKPCVAVDHLVSPSNKQTLVSQQGELKLAKCTGSSKDSTEDLGPSTSSATLATKGNLDNMDIDGALCDECSGLQKATKADDLCSEKSHASATIDFNDNKFSTVSYMSAKSEFGRGSQTSSASEIGALSDCKSKFLDMEGFSNSLNIASSSFEPVGELKLELQMIEQKYQEAMNDLSQRRYQAILDIRRRMSQKMVS from the exons ATGATCACGGAGTTGTTTACCTCGGGTAGCCTCAAACA GTTTCGTAAAAGACACAAGAAGGTCGACTTGAAGGCCGTTAAAGGATGGGCAAGACAAATTTTAATGGGTCTAAGCTATCTCCACGGTCACAACCCACCAGTTATTCACAGGGACCTGAAATgtgataatatatttatcaatggtCACCAAGGAGAAGTTAAAATTGGAGATCTTGGGCTAGCAACTTTCTTGGATCGAAGTAATGCCAAGAGTGTAATTG GAACCCCGGAGTTTATGGCACCCGAGCTGTATGATGAAAATTACAATGAATTAGCTGACATATATTCGTTTGGCATGTGCATGCTTGAGTTGGTGACTTCTGAGTATCCTTACAGTGAATGCAGAAACTCAGCTCAGATATACAAGAAAGTTTCATCC GGTATAAAACCTGCTGCGCTTTCTAAAGTGAAAGATCCAGAAATGAAATCATTTATTGAGAAATGTCTAGTCCCAGCATCTCAAAGATTGTCAGCCAAGGAGCTTCTGATGGACCCATTTCTTCAAATGAATGCTTCAACAAAGAAGGGTCCTTTTCCATTGCCACATATTGTTCTTCCCAAATTGGGAGCCTCTGAAAGTCGTTGTATGGTGTCAGAAGGTCCTTCTAGTGCTCGTAATGGAGACATTTCAATGGATCTTGGTGACACCTGTGAGCTTCCACCGATCACTATATTTGATAAATCCACTGATGATGCATCATGTTCTACAAGTGTTGAGATAAGGAGGCAGAAGAGAGGTgatattttctttctaaaaggTGAAGAAAATGATAAGAACTCTGTATCATTGGTTCTGCGGATAGCTGACCAAGGAG GGCGAGCAAGAAATATCCATTTCATTTTCTACCTTGACAGTGACACTGCTGTCTCAGTTTCAAGCGAAATGGTAGAGCAACTTGAGCTTGCTGATCAGAATGTTAAATTCATAGCTGAGTTAATAGATTTGttattgatgaatttgattGCTGACTGGAAACCCTGTGTAGCAGTTGATCATTTGGTTTCTCCTAGTAATAAACAAACTCTTGTGAGCCAACAGGGAGAATTGAAGTTGGCAAAATGCACAGGCAGCTCAAAAGATTCGACTGAAGATTTAGGTCCCTCTACTTCATCTGCAACATTAGCTACAAAAGGAAACCTTGATAATATGGATATCGATGGGGCTTTATGTGACGAGTGCAGTGGTCTTCAGAAAGCTACCAAGGCAGATGATCTATGCTCTGAGAAGTCGCATGCATCTGCAACAATCGACTTCAATGATAATAAGTTTTCCACGGTTTCATATATGTCTGCTAAATCAGAATTTGGTAGAGGGAGTCAAACCTCATCTGCATCTGAAATTGGGGCATTGTCTGATTGTAAAAGCAAGTTTTTGGACATGGAAGGCTTCTCTAATAGTCTCAACATTGCTTCCTCCTCGTTTGAACCTGTGGGTGAGTTGAAATTAGAGTTACAAATGATTGAACAGAAGTATCAAGAGGCAATGAATGATTTATCCCAAAGAAGATACCAGGCCATCTTGGATATTAGAAGGAGAATGTCACAAAAGATGGTCTCATAG
- the LOC114178152 gene encoding probable serine/threonine-protein kinase WNK7 isoform X1, which produces MSLEGTESSEDGAGYLEPPDPDCVEIDPTCTYIKYKEVIGRGAFKTVYKAFDEVNGIEVAWSQVQIDEVLKSPGDLDRLYSELHLLRSLKHNNIVRFYNSWIDDRRKTVNMITELFTSGSLKQFRKRHKKVDLKAVKGWARQILMGLSYLHGHNPPVIHRDLKCDNIFINGHQGEVKIGDLGLATFLDRSNAKSVIGTPEFMAPELYDENYNELADIYSFGMCMLELVTSEYPYSECRNSAQIYKKVSSGIKPAALSKVKDPEMKSFIEKCLVPASQRLSAKELLMDPFLQMNASTKKGPFPLPHIVLPKLGASESRCMVSEGPSSARNGDISMDLGDTCELPPITIFDKSTDDASCSTSVEIRRQKRGDIFFLKGEENDKNSVSLVLRIADQGGRARNIHFIFYLDSDTAVSVSSEMVEQLELADQNVKFIAELIDLLLMNLIADWKPCVAVDHLVSPSNKQTLVSQQGELKLAKCTGSSKDSTEDLGPSTSSATLATKGNLDNMDIDGALCDECSGLQKATKADDLCSEKSHASATIDFNDNKFSTVSYMSAKSEFGRGSQTSSASEIGALSDCKSKFLDMEGFSNSLNIASSSFEPVGELKLELQMIEQKYQEAMNDLSQRRYQAILDIRRRMSQKMVS; this is translated from the exons ATGAGTTTGGAGGGGACAGAAAGTTCAGAAGATGGCGCAGGGTATCTGGAGCCTCCTGATCCTGACTGTGTTGAAATTGATCCAACTTGCACCTACATCAAG TACAAAGAGGTGATCGGCAGAGGAGCTTTTAAAACTGT TTACAAGGCATTTGATGAAGTCAATGGAATTGAGGTTGCATGGAGTCAGGTTCAGATTGATGAGGTGTTGAAATCCCCCGGTGACTTAGATAGGCTATATTCAGAATTACACCTCTTGAGATCACTGAAGCACAATAACATAGTAAGATTCTACAATTCCTGGATTGATGACAGGCGCAAGACCGTTAATATGATCACGGAGTTGTTTACCTCGGGTAGCCTCAAACA GTTTCGTAAAAGACACAAGAAGGTCGACTTGAAGGCCGTTAAAGGATGGGCAAGACAAATTTTAATGGGTCTAAGCTATCTCCACGGTCACAACCCACCAGTTATTCACAGGGACCTGAAATgtgataatatatttatcaatggtCACCAAGGAGAAGTTAAAATTGGAGATCTTGGGCTAGCAACTTTCTTGGATCGAAGTAATGCCAAGAGTGTAATTG GAACCCCGGAGTTTATGGCACCCGAGCTGTATGATGAAAATTACAATGAATTAGCTGACATATATTCGTTTGGCATGTGCATGCTTGAGTTGGTGACTTCTGAGTATCCTTACAGTGAATGCAGAAACTCAGCTCAGATATACAAGAAAGTTTCATCC GGTATAAAACCTGCTGCGCTTTCTAAAGTGAAAGATCCAGAAATGAAATCATTTATTGAGAAATGTCTAGTCCCAGCATCTCAAAGATTGTCAGCCAAGGAGCTTCTGATGGACCCATTTCTTCAAATGAATGCTTCAACAAAGAAGGGTCCTTTTCCATTGCCACATATTGTTCTTCCCAAATTGGGAGCCTCTGAAAGTCGTTGTATGGTGTCAGAAGGTCCTTCTAGTGCTCGTAATGGAGACATTTCAATGGATCTTGGTGACACCTGTGAGCTTCCACCGATCACTATATTTGATAAATCCACTGATGATGCATCATGTTCTACAAGTGTTGAGATAAGGAGGCAGAAGAGAGGTgatattttctttctaaaaggTGAAGAAAATGATAAGAACTCTGTATCATTGGTTCTGCGGATAGCTGACCAAGGAG GGCGAGCAAGAAATATCCATTTCATTTTCTACCTTGACAGTGACACTGCTGTCTCAGTTTCAAGCGAAATGGTAGAGCAACTTGAGCTTGCTGATCAGAATGTTAAATTCATAGCTGAGTTAATAGATTTGttattgatgaatttgattGCTGACTGGAAACCCTGTGTAGCAGTTGATCATTTGGTTTCTCCTAGTAATAAACAAACTCTTGTGAGCCAACAGGGAGAATTGAAGTTGGCAAAATGCACAGGCAGCTCAAAAGATTCGACTGAAGATTTAGGTCCCTCTACTTCATCTGCAACATTAGCTACAAAAGGAAACCTTGATAATATGGATATCGATGGGGCTTTATGTGACGAGTGCAGTGGTCTTCAGAAAGCTACCAAGGCAGATGATCTATGCTCTGAGAAGTCGCATGCATCTGCAACAATCGACTTCAATGATAATAAGTTTTCCACGGTTTCATATATGTCTGCTAAATCAGAATTTGGTAGAGGGAGTCAAACCTCATCTGCATCTGAAATTGGGGCATTGTCTGATTGTAAAAGCAAGTTTTTGGACATGGAAGGCTTCTCTAATAGTCTCAACATTGCTTCCTCCTCGTTTGAACCTGTGGGTGAGTTGAAATTAGAGTTACAAATGATTGAACAGAAGTATCAAGAGGCAATGAATGATTTATCCCAAAGAAGATACCAGGCCATCTTGGATATTAGAAGGAGAATGTCACAAAAGATGGTCTCATAG
- the LOC114178152 gene encoding probable serine/threonine-protein kinase WNK6 isoform X5 — protein MSLEGTESSEDGAGYLEPPDPDCVEIDPTCTYIKYKEVIGRGAFKTVYKAFDEVNGIEVAWSQVQIDEVLKSPGDLDRLYSELHLLRSLKHNNIVRFYNSWIDDRRKTVNMITELFTSGSLKQFRKRHKKVDLKAVKGWARQILMGLSYLHGHNPPVIHRDLKCDNIFINGHQGEVKIGDLGLATFLDRSNAKSVIGTPEFMAPELYDENYNELADIYSFGMCMLELVTSEYPYSECRNSAQIYKKVSSGIKPAALSKVKDPEMKSFIEKCLVPASQRLSAKELLMDPFLQMNASTKKGPFPLPHIVLPKLGASESRCMVSEGPSSARNGDISMDLGDTCELPPITIFDKSTDDASCSTSVEIRRQKRGDIFFLKGEENDKNSVSLVLRIADQGGRARNIHFIFYLDSDTAVSVSSEMLIIWFLLVINKLL, from the exons ATGAGTTTGGAGGGGACAGAAAGTTCAGAAGATGGCGCAGGGTATCTGGAGCCTCCTGATCCTGACTGTGTTGAAATTGATCCAACTTGCACCTACATCAAG TACAAAGAGGTGATCGGCAGAGGAGCTTTTAAAACTGT TTACAAGGCATTTGATGAAGTCAATGGAATTGAGGTTGCATGGAGTCAGGTTCAGATTGATGAGGTGTTGAAATCCCCCGGTGACTTAGATAGGCTATATTCAGAATTACACCTCTTGAGATCACTGAAGCACAATAACATAGTAAGATTCTACAATTCCTGGATTGATGACAGGCGCAAGACCGTTAATATGATCACGGAGTTGTTTACCTCGGGTAGCCTCAAACA GTTTCGTAAAAGACACAAGAAGGTCGACTTGAAGGCCGTTAAAGGATGGGCAAGACAAATTTTAATGGGTCTAAGCTATCTCCACGGTCACAACCCACCAGTTATTCACAGGGACCTGAAATgtgataatatatttatcaatggtCACCAAGGAGAAGTTAAAATTGGAGATCTTGGGCTAGCAACTTTCTTGGATCGAAGTAATGCCAAGAGTGTAATTG GAACCCCGGAGTTTATGGCACCCGAGCTGTATGATGAAAATTACAATGAATTAGCTGACATATATTCGTTTGGCATGTGCATGCTTGAGTTGGTGACTTCTGAGTATCCTTACAGTGAATGCAGAAACTCAGCTCAGATATACAAGAAAGTTTCATCC GGTATAAAACCTGCTGCGCTTTCTAAAGTGAAAGATCCAGAAATGAAATCATTTATTGAGAAATGTCTAGTCCCAGCATCTCAAAGATTGTCAGCCAAGGAGCTTCTGATGGACCCATTTCTTCAAATGAATGCTTCAACAAAGAAGGGTCCTTTTCCATTGCCACATATTGTTCTTCCCAAATTGGGAGCCTCTGAAAGTCGTTGTATGGTGTCAGAAGGTCCTTCTAGTGCTCGTAATGGAGACATTTCAATGGATCTTGGTGACACCTGTGAGCTTCCACCGATCACTATATTTGATAAATCCACTGATGATGCATCATGTTCTACAAGTGTTGAGATAAGGAGGCAGAAGAGAGGTgatattttctttctaaaaggTGAAGAAAATGATAAGAACTCTGTATCATTGGTTCTGCGGATAGCTGACCAAGGAG GGCGAGCAAGAAATATCCATTTCATTTTCTACCTTGACAGTGACACTGCTGTCTCAGTTTCAAGCGAAATG TTGATCATTTGGTTTCTCCTAGTAATAAACAAACTCTTGTGA